In a genomic window of Cryptococcus deuterogattii R265 chromosome 12, complete sequence:
- a CDS encoding G protein beta subunit-like protein encodes MAPAPTQTQAPEPQGYNSDAAAQAQTAEMSVILCTAGYDHTIRFWEAWSGICYRQITLSPQWKQVNRLAISPNKAYVAAAGNATVRIWDIQSLSNTPIATLEGHTGNVVALAYSALGKWIVTGSEDGTVKVWDTRTAQTQRIYLHDCPVNDVVIHPNQGELISCDQSGSVKIWDLAENTCTHELVPDEDVPIRSVSISSDGNTLVAANDSGMVYVWRIIPVPNANANLVPVTSFRAHTKYITRCLLSPDTKYLATCSADHTVKIWSTAGIDYTLEKTLAGHQRWVWDAAFSADSAYLVTASSDHAARLWDLSLGETVRQYDGHHRAAVCCALNDINLA; translated from the exons ATGGCTCCAGCACCCACACAGACTCAAGCTCCGGAACCACAAGGCTACAACTCAGATGCCGCTGCACAAGCTCAGACGGCAGAGATGAGCGTCATTCTTTGTACTGCTGGAT ATGATCATACCATACGATTCTGGGAAGCGTGGAGTGGTATCTGCTACCGACAAATAACACTTTCACCACAATGG AAACAAGTGAACAGGTTAGCTATCAGCCCAAATAAGGCGTatgttgctgctgctggaaaTGCTACTGTCCG GATATGGGATATTCAGTCATTATCGAACACTCCT ATAGCAACCCTTGAAGGTCATACAGGGAATGTAGTTGCTTTAGCATACAGCGCCTTAGGAAAGTGGATTGTCACGGGTAGTGAAGACGGAACAGTCAAGGTTTGGGACACACG GACGGCTCAAACCCAGCGTATATACCTTCATGATTGCCCTGTCAATGACGTTGTGATCCACCCAAATCAAGGAGAGTTGATAAGCTGTGATCAGTCAGGTTCCGTAAAGATATGGGACTTGGCGGAAAATACATGCACACACGAGCTT GTACCGGATGAAGATGTGCCTATCAGAAGCGTCAGTATATCATCGGACGGAAATACTCTCGTAGCTGCCAATGACAGC GGAATGGTTTACGTTTGGCGTATCATTCCGGTACCAAACGCCAACGCCAATCTTGTCCCTGTCACCAGTTTCCGAGCCCACACAAAGTACATCACTCGCTGTCTTCTCAGTCCCGATACCAA GTACCTTGCGACATGCTCAGCAGACCATACTGTCAAGATCTGGTCAACGGCGGGAATAGATTATACGCTCGAAAAGACTTTGGCAGGCCATCAAAGATGGGTTTGGGATGCAGCTTTTAGTGCAGACTCTGCATATCTCGTGACTG CCTCAAGCGATCATGCAGCCAGGCTGTGGGATTTAAGCCTCGGAGAGACTGTGAGGCAATACGATGGGCATCATCG AGCGGCAGTGTGCTGTGCCTTGAATGATATCAACCTTGCGTGA
- a CDS encoding chaperone regulator: MVNNTEYYKTLGLSKDATEADIKKAYRKESLKWHPDKNPGDKHAVAEEKFKKIGEAYEVLSDPKKKEIYDQFGEEGLKGGGAPGGGGFGGFPSGGGGYTSFHATDPNDIFNTFFSSMGGGGGGAENIFASFGGGGSSRGGPRMRTSRMGGGMGGMGGMPGMGGMGGMPGGFGDEPSSSAPPPGEIIKPLALSLEELYKGGTKRLKITRHLQSGGQAEKILEVAYKAGWKKGTKIKFAGAGNEDEYGQSQTVTFVVEEKPHNRFERVDDDLVVKLNITLSQALLGPDGGGAITKEVEQLDGRRIQVSLPEGQIVQPGQETRIQGEGMPVSKANSLKKSGDLVVKWNVVFPTRLSPEQKKDLRRILG; the protein is encoded by the exons ATGGTCAACAACACAGAGTACTACAAG ACCCTTGGTCTTAGTAAAGATGCCACCGAAGCCGATATCAAGAAA GCTTACCGAAAAGAATCTCTGAAGTGGCACCCTGACAAGAACCCCGGAGACAAGCATGCCGTTGCGGAAGAGAAGTTTAAGAAAATCGGTGAGGCCTACGAGGTCCTCTCAGATCCT aaaaagaaggagatttaTGACCAATTCGGTGAGGAGGGGCTTAAGGGAGGCGGCGCTcccggtggtggtggattTGGCGGTTTCCCcagtggtggtggtggctaCACCAGCTTCCACGCTACAGACCCCAatgacatcttcaa caccttcttctcaagcatgggtggtggaggcggCGGTGCCGAAAACATTTTCGCCTCTTTTGGCGGTGGAGGATCCAGCCGAGGCGGACCGCGGATGCGTACATCACGAATGGGAGGAGGCATGGGCGGTATGGGCGGCATGCCCGGTATGGGTGGTATGGGTGGCATGCCTGGTGGTTTCGGTGACgaaccctcttcttccgctccTCCCCCGGGAGAAATCATTAAGCCTCTTGCACTCTCTCTTGAGGAATTGTACAAGGGCGGTACcaagaggttgaagatcACCAGGCACTTGCAGAGCGGTGGGCAGGCGGAGAAAATTTTGGAAGTTGCATACAAGgcgggatggaagaagggcacTAAGATTAAGTTTGCTGGTGCGGGTAACGAGGATGAGTACGGACAGTCCCA AACTGTCACCTTTGTAGTCGAAGAGAAACCCCACAACCGATTCGAGCGAGTAGACGATGACCTCgtcgtcaagctcaacaTCACCCTTTCCCAGGCCCTCCTTGGTCCTGACGGTGGCGGTGCCATCACTAAGGAGGTTGAGCAACTTGATGGTAGGAGGATACAAGTCTCCTTACCGGAAGGT CAAATCGTCCAACCCGGACAAGAAACACGTATTCAAGGCGAGGGTATGCCTGTCTCAAAGGCCAATtcattgaagaagagcggaGATCTTGTTGTCAAGTGGAATGTTGTCTTCCCTACCCGATTGTCTCCtgaacagaagaaggactTGAGGAGAATTTTGGGTTAA
- a CDS encoding RNA binding protein produces MASHTLRPHRSPSPSPEPPVNLANPAKLTRQSLGPPTSGNSKGFGSLGLGPGLASPSSPSQPRHVSSSVAMGMGNRESLSPRPSGIGSGRAVSATTGPRPSSEFIPTREAKTPETEQIDQWFKHLANWEATLEEMAAASTDQNFTEELGAIEQWFRVLSEAERTAALYSLLQYSTPVQIRFFISVLHHMSQSDPMSALLSPSLSGNNSFQTQVESKLSNMNLKSPSAGGGAGFTGSPGNGHYLAPDDAATKAAKARQNRISAPGTLQPHDRWQGQLDQVIERGTSPALESNISGRSRSKSPTPEPRPKSTDFSGKPRESLHRDSTAFPRSPRVSAGSPGIGLGIGRESPMASPFGNNASWASMVNTPLVQNYNDGKLTAPASVADLSHALNMATLQLNSPGYLPLDDARKYRRPTGGLASGQTSRNVSGQYNDDGEIVNPHTTQPGTSSGLLPNQFGTAGRSPLVDQFGLGSLGIGADPATLANLGLNYSLAGLGGVNPGLNGLTTAQAQAAQMLAMQQQLQNSPYSPFNTSVSSLQPGLNPPRRGASRGQSSHLNQHQQQHQPGRRSPNPMKSHSPAPGQQTGGGGAGGGAGVAGPEDVDVRILEDVPNWLRVLRLHKYTPNFEKSNWNDIVLMTDQDLQDNGISAQGARTKFLKVFYNVRTKMDIAHPPGQEEYAPGPKDPK; encoded by the exons ATGGCTTCCCACACCCTCCGACCTCATCgttctccctctccctctcctgAACCTCCTGTTAACCTTGCCAACCCAGCTAAGCTTACTCGCCAATCCCTTGGGCCTCCCACATCCGGTAACTCCAAAGGTTTTGGATCCCTTGGCTTGGGTCCTGGACTTGCATCTCCTAGCTCCCCTAGTCAACCCAGACACGTGAGCTCGTCTGTCGCTATGGGTATGGGAAACAGGGAGAGCTTGAGCCCCAGACCAAGCGGTATCGGTAGCGGAAGGGCTGTTTCTGCCACTACCGGTCCTAGGCCGAGCAGTGAATTCATTCCTACCCGCGAGGCCAAGACTCCCGAAA CGGAACAAATTGATCAGTGGTTCAAGCATCTTGCTAACTGGGAAGCGACTCTTGAAGAAATGGCGGCCGCCAGCACTGACCAAAACTTTACCGAAGAGCTTGGCGCGATTGAGCAAT GGTTCCGCGTTCTTTCCGAGGCTGAACGTACTGCTGCTTTGtactctcttctccaatatTCCACTCCAGTCCAGATCCGTTTCTTCATCTCAGTGCTCCATCACATGTCTCAATCTGACCCCATGTCTGCTCTCCTTTCTCCCAGCCTTTCCGGTAACAACTCGTTTCAGACTCAGGTAGAGTCCAAGCTGTCCAATATGAACCTCAAGTCCCCTTCCGCAGGCGGCGGGGCCGGTTTCACTGGCTCTCCGGGTAACGGACACTATCTCGCTCCGGATGATGCGGCAACGAAGGCCGCAAAGGCAAGACAGAACCGTATCTCTGCGCCTGGTACACTGCAACCCCACGACAGGTGGCAAGGTCAGCTTGATCAAGTGATCGAACGAGGTACATCTCCGGCTTTGGAGAGTAACATATCTGGCCGTAGCCGAAGCAAGTCGCCCACCCCTGAACCCCGACCTAAGTCTACTGATTTTTCTGGTAAACCTCGAGAATCCCTCCATCGTGACAGCACTGCCTTCCCTCGCTCTCCTAGAGTTTCTGCTGGGAGCCCCGGTATCGGTTTGGGTATTGGACGTGAATCCCCTATGGCTAGTCCATTCGGGAACAATGCTAGCTGGGCGAGCATGGTCAACACCCCCCTCGTACAGAATTACAATGACGGCAAACTCACCGCTCCCGCTAGCGTCGCTGACCTTTCTCACGCTCTCAACATGGCGACCCTCCAGCTCAACAGCCCTGgttatcttcctcttgatGATGCTCGCAAATATCGACGGCCCACTGGTGGTCTCGCTTCCGGCCAAACTTCCCGTAACGTCTCAGGGCAATATAACGACGATGGTGAAATCGTCAACCCCCACACTACCCAGCCTGGGACATCTTCTGGCCTTCTACCTAACCAATTTGGAACAGCGGGACGTTCGCCTCTTGTTGATCAGTTTGGTTTGGGCAGTTTGGGTATCGGTGCCGATCCCGCGACGTTGGCTAATCTCGGGCTGAATTACAGCCTTGCAGGGCTGGGAGGTGTGAACCCTGGTTTAAACGGTTTGACCACCGCGCAAGCCCAAGCGGCGCAGATGCTAGCGATGCAGCAACAGCTCCAGAACTCCCCGTATTCTCCATTCAACACTTCCGTATCTAGCCTTCAGCCCGGGTTGAACCCCCCCCGACGTGGCGCCAGTCGAGGCCAGTCTTCGCACCTTAAccaacaccaacaacaGCATCAACCTGGAAGGCGTAGTCCCAACCCTATGAAGTCCCACTCTCCCGCACCTGGTCAACAGActggcggtggaggtgctggtggtggcgCCGGTGTAGCAGGACCGGAAGATGTAGATGTGAGGATTTTGGAGGATGTGCCCAACTGGCTGAGAGTTCTCAGGTTGCAC AAATATACGCCCAACTTCGAAAAGTCCAATTGGAATGACATAGTGTTGATGACAGATCAGGATCTGCAGGACAATGGTATCTCAGCGCAGGGTGCGAGGACTAAG TTCCTGAAGGTATTCTACAATGTCCGAACCAAGATGGACATTGCCCACCCTCCAGGACAGGAAGAATACGCTCCTGGACCCAAAGATCCCAAATAA
- a CDS encoding ADP,ATP carrier protein — translation MSKVKESTVKKPTDTDVSGFLTNFLMGGVSAAISKTAAAPIERVKLLIQNQDEMIKQGRLSTPYKGVINTFARTYRDEGLISLWRGNTANVIRYFPTQALNFAFKDYFKTLFGFKRSEGYWKWFAGNIASGAAAGASSLLFVYSLDYARTRLANDNKSAGKGGTRQFKGLLDVYKKTLATDGIVGLYRGFVPSVAGIIVYRGLYFGLYDSAKPVVLVGPLEGNFIASFLLGWTVTTAAGFVSYPLDTIRRRMMMTSGGTVHYKSMFDAASQIVAKEGSRSLFKGAGANILRGVASAGVLSLYDRAQELMFGKVYSVSVTLSRWR, via the exons ATGTCCAAAGTCAAAGAATCCACTGTCAAAAAACCAACCGATACAGATGTCTCGGGCTTCCTAACGAACTTCTTGATGGGCGGTGTGTCTGCAGCCATTTCGAAAACGGCAGCTGCCCCGATTGAGCGTGTTAAACTTTTGATTCAGAACCAAGATGAGAT GATTAAGCAAGGTCGTCTTTCGACACCATACAAAGGTGTCATCAACACGTTTGCTCGTACCTATAGGGATGAAGgcctcatctctctctgGCGAGGAAACACAGCCAATGTCATCCGATATTTTCCTACCCAAGCACTTAACTTTGCGTTTAAGGATTACTTCAAAACTTTGTTCGGTTTCAAAAGGTCTGAAGGATACTGGAAATGGTTTGCTGGTAACATCGCCTCA GGTGCCGCTGCTGgtgcttcttccctccttttcgTGTACTCACTTGACTATGCGCGAACTCGTCTCGCCAATGACAACAAATCCGCAGGAAAGGGTGGTACCCGTCAATTCAAGGGGTTGCTTGATGTCTACAAGAAGACTTTGGCTACTGACGGTATCGTCGGTCTGTACCGCGGTTTCGTCCCTTCTGTGGCTGGTATAATTGTCTATCGAGGTCTTTACTTTGGTCTTT ATGACTCTGCCAAGCCTGTCGTTCTCGTGGGTCCTCTTGAAGGCAACTTCATcgcttctttcctccttggcTGGACTGTCACCACCGCAGCTGGCTTCGTTTCTTACCCTCTTGATACTATTCGTCGTCgtatgatgatgacttcCGGTGGTACCGTCCATTACAAGTCCATGTTCGACGCTGCATCCCAGATCGTCGCCAAGGAGGGCTCGAGATCATTGTTCAAGGGTGCCGGTGCCAACATCCTGCGAGGTGTCGCAAGCGCGGGTGTATTGTCTTTGTATGATAGGGCGCAGGAGCTTATGTTTGGCAAGGTTTATTCTGTGAGTGTTACTTTAAGTAGATGGAGGTAA
- a CDS encoding ADP,ATP carrier protein, protein MSEVARKPKDAKAFLTDFLMGGVSAAVSKTAAAPIERIKLLVQNQDEMIKQGRLAAPYKGVGDCFARTYKDEGLASLWRGNTANVIRYFPTQALNFAFKDYFKSMFGFKKSEGYWKWFAGNIASGGAAGASSLLFVYSLDYARTRLANDNKSAKKGGSRQFNGLVDVYKKTLASDGIAGLYRGFVPSVVGIIVYRGLYFGLYDSIKPVILVGPLEGNFLASFLLGWTVTTSAGLASYPLDTIRRRMMMTSGGTVHYKSMFDAGSQIIAKEGIKSLFKGAGANILRGVAGAGVLSLYDKAQELMFGKVYSGGSG, encoded by the exons ATGTCTGAAGTTGCCCGAAAGCCCAAGGACGCCAAGGCGTTCCTCACTGACTTCCTCATGGGTGGTGTCTCTGCCGCTGTCTCTAAGACCGCTGCTGCCCCCATTGAGCGTATCAAGCTCTTGGTCCAGAACCAGGACGAGAT GATCAAGCAGGGTCGTCTTGCTGCCCCTTACAAGGGTGTCGGCGACTGTTTCGCTAGGACCTACAAGGATGAGGGTCTTGCCTCTCTCTGGCGAGGTAACACCGCCAACGTCATCCGATACTTCCCTACCCAGGCTCTTAACTTCGCCTTCAAGGACTACTTCAAGTCCATGTTCGGTTTCAAGAAGTCTGAGGGTTACTGGAAGTGGTTCGCCGGTAACATCGCTTCC GGTGGTGCCGCTggtgcttcttctcttctcttcgtctACTCTCTCGACTACGCCCGTACCCGTCTCGCCAACGACAACAAGTCTGCCAAGAAGGGTGGCTCTCGTCAGTTCAACGGTTTGGTCGATGTCTACAAGAAGACCCTCGCTTCTGACGGTATCGCCGGTCTTTACCGAGGCTTCGTCCCCTCTGTCGTTGGTATCATCGTCTACCGAGGTCTCTACTTCGGTCTTT ACGACTCCATTAAGCCTGTTATTCTTGTCGGCCCTCTCGAGGGTAACTTCcttgcttccttcttgctcgGTTGGACTGTCACCACCTCCGCTGGTCTCGCTTCTTACCCTCTTGACACCATCCGTCGacgaatgatgatgacttcCGGTGGTACCGTCCACTACAAGTCCATGTTCGACGCTGGTTCTCAGATCATTGCCAAGGAGGGTATCAAGTCTCTCTTCAAGGGTGCCGGTGCCAACATTCTCCGTGGTGTTGCCGGTGCTGGTGTCTTGTCTCTCTACGACAAGGCCCAGGAGCTCATGTTCGGCAAGGTCTACTCT GGTGGTTCTGGATAA